Proteins from a genomic interval of Mesobacillus sp. S13:
- the nrdR gene encoding transcriptional regulator NrdR: MKCPTCQNNSTRVLDSRPVDDSRSIRRRRECEACGFRFTTFEKVEEIPLIVVKKEGTREEFNREKLLRGLIKACEKRPVALKELEDLVSEVEKELRSHGVSEVKSEAVGEMVMDRLAKIDEVAYVRFASVYRQFKDINVFIDELKELLKKEQS; the protein is encoded by the coding sequence ATGAAATGTCCAACTTGCCAAAATAACTCTACCCGGGTTCTTGATTCAAGACCGGTTGATGATAGCCGATCAATTCGACGCAGGCGCGAATGCGAAGCTTGCGGATTTCGCTTTACCACATTTGAGAAGGTTGAAGAAATTCCGTTGATTGTCGTGAAAAAAGAAGGTACTCGTGAAGAGTTCAATCGGGAAAAACTCCTTCGCGGTTTGATCAAAGCCTGTGAAAAGCGGCCAGTTGCTTTGAAGGAGCTTGAAGATTTGGTTTCTGAAGTAGAAAAAGAACTTCGCAGCCACGGAGTTTCAGAAGTTAAGAGCGAAGCCGTTGGAGAGATGGTGATGGACAGGCTGGCTAAAATTGATGAAGTCGCCTATGTCCGATTCGCATCTGTATACCGCCAATTCAAGGATATCAATGTCTTTATTGATGAATTGAAGGAGTTATTGAAGAAAGAACAATCATAA
- the speD gene encoding adenosylmethionine decarboxylase, with product METMGRHVISELWGCDFEKLNDMDFIEQTFVGAALKSGAEIREVAFHKFAPQGVSGVVIISESHLTIHSFPEHGYASIDVYTCGDLDPNIAADYIAEALGAQTRENIEIPRGMGPVHVKQAQAKAL from the coding sequence ATGGAAACAATGGGACGTCATGTAATTTCTGAACTTTGGGGTTGCGATTTTGAAAAATTGAATGATATGGATTTTATTGAACAAACTTTTGTTGGAGCAGCATTGAAATCGGGTGCTGAAATCCGCGAGGTGGCTTTCCACAAATTTGCGCCACAAGGTGTAAGCGGAGTTGTCATTATTTCTGAATCTCACTTAACTATTCATAGCTTCCCAGAACACGGATACGCTAGCATCGATGTATACACTTGCGGCGATCTTGATCCTAACATTGCAGCTGACTATATTGCAGAAGCTCTTGGCGCTCAAACTCGTGAGAATATCGAAATTCCACGCGGCATGGGTCCTGTGCATGTGAAGCAAGCACAAGCAAAAGCTCTATAA
- a CDS encoding glyceraldehyde-3-phosphate dehydrogenase translates to MKAKIAINGFGRIGRMVFRRAILEENLEVVAINASYPAETLAHLIKYDSTHGQFAGEVIPADDHLIVNGKTVKLLSNRNPAELPWKEMKIDIVIEATGKFNSRDKAALHLDAGAKKVILTAPGTNEDITIVMGVNESALNIEEHDIISNASCTTNCLAPVAKVLDDTFGIENGLMTTVHAYTNDQNNIDNPHKDLRRARSCGQSIIPTSTGAAKALSLVLPQLKGKLHGMALRVPTPNVSLVDLVVDLKREVTVDEINDAFYSASKGKLKGVLDITTDPLVSIDFNTNEHSAIIDGLSTMVIGANKVKVLAWYDNEWGYSSRVVDLTKHVAHEMSNSATVKVG, encoded by the coding sequence ATGAAGGCGAAAATTGCGATTAACGGTTTTGGGAGAATTGGAAGAATGGTATTCAGAAGAGCCATTCTTGAAGAAAATCTTGAAGTAGTTGCTATAAATGCTAGCTATCCAGCTGAAACTCTGGCGCATTTAATAAAATATGATTCTACTCACGGACAATTTGCTGGAGAAGTGATTCCGGCTGACGATCACCTGATTGTGAACGGAAAGACTGTTAAGCTATTAAGCAATCGAAATCCTGCTGAGCTTCCATGGAAGGAAATGAAGATTGATATCGTCATAGAAGCTACAGGGAAATTCAACTCACGTGACAAGGCTGCTCTACACCTTGACGCTGGCGCAAAGAAGGTCATTTTGACAGCACCTGGTACAAATGAGGACATCACGATCGTTATGGGTGTAAATGAAAGCGCATTAAATATTGAAGAACACGATATCATTTCGAATGCCTCGTGCACGACAAACTGTCTGGCACCGGTTGCGAAAGTTCTTGATGATACTTTCGGAATCGAAAACGGTTTGATGACGACTGTGCATGCGTATACGAATGACCAGAATAATATCGATAACCCGCACAAGGACCTGCGCAGGGCTCGTTCTTGCGGTCAATCCATCATCCCAACTTCAACTGGAGCAGCGAAGGCACTTTCACTTGTGCTTCCACAGCTTAAAGGAAAGCTGCATGGCATGGCGCTGAGAGTACCTACTCCGAATGTTTCGCTCGTTGACCTGGTTGTCGACCTGAAGCGTGAGGTAACAGTGGACGAAATCAATGACGCATTCTACTCAGCGTCAAAAGGAAAGCTCAAAGGCGTTCTTGATATCACGACAGATCCGCTTGTTTCAATCGACTTTAACACGAATGAACATTCTGCGATCATTGATGGCCTGTCTACAATGGTCATTGGAGCCAACAAGGTAAAGGTTCTTGCCTGGTATGACAATGAATGGGGCTATTCCAGCAGGGTTGTCGACCTGACTAAGCATGTAGCACATGAAATGTCTAATTCTGCAACTGTAAAAGTAGGATAA
- the coaE gene encoding dephospho-CoA kinase (Dephospho-CoA kinase (CoaE) performs the final step in coenzyme A biosynthesis.), with protein MSLVIGLTGGIASGKSTISAMFTEMGITVIDADIEARLAVEPGEKAYNDIVSHFGDEILEEDRTINRTKLGEIIFNNEEKRMLLNSIVHPAVRERMAQKREKAEAADEKAVVLDIPLLFESKLTRLVEKIIVVFVDEQTQLERLMKRNGFSEEEAYSRINSQMPLKDKIDLADAVVDNSGSIEESKQQLMKILSEWKVLRAE; from the coding sequence ATGTCATTAGTTATCGGATTGACAGGAGGTATAGCAAGCGGGAAAAGTACAATATCCGCTATGTTCACTGAAATGGGCATCACGGTGATCGACGCAGATATCGAAGCCAGGCTTGCTGTTGAACCAGGAGAAAAAGCTTACAATGATATTGTCAGCCATTTTGGCGATGAAATTTTAGAAGAAGATCGTACGATAAACCGAACTAAGTTGGGTGAAATCATTTTTAACAATGAAGAGAAGCGGATGCTGCTTAATTCAATTGTCCATCCCGCCGTAAGGGAGCGGATGGCACAGAAAAGAGAAAAAGCTGAGGCGGCCGATGAAAAAGCAGTTGTTCTGGACATCCCGCTTTTGTTTGAAAGCAAGCTGACACGTCTCGTCGAAAAAATCATCGTCGTATTCGTTGATGAGCAAACACAGCTGGAACGGTTGATGAAGCGGAACGGGTTCTCGGAAGAGGAAGCTTATTCGAGGATCAACTCACAAATGCCGTTGAAGGACAAAATTGATTTGGCGGACGCAGTGGTCGATAACAGCGGCAGCATCGAAGAATCGAAGCAGCAGCTGATGAAAATTTTAAGTGAATGGAAAGTTTTAAGAGCCGAGTAG
- the ytaF gene encoding sporulation membrane protein YtaF: protein MAQTISLLLLAFAVSLDSFSVGLTYGLRKMKIPIKSITVIAICSAVVLMAAMMIGHFLESFLSPGMAETLGGTVLIVLGGWVLFQFFREDKTDLLCHEKIILNLEIKSLGIVINILKKPMTADFDRSGTINGIEAVMLGLALSLDAFGAGVGAAFLGFSPGYLALTVACMSSLFVYAGMRMGSYFSESGWMQRFSFVPGILLIIIGLMKL, encoded by the coding sequence ATGGCACAAACAATTTCCCTGCTTTTACTTGCATTCGCTGTCAGCCTTGACAGTTTCAGTGTAGGGTTAACGTATGGATTACGGAAAATGAAAATACCGATTAAATCGATAACTGTAATAGCGATATGTTCGGCTGTCGTCCTGATGGCTGCCATGATGATCGGGCATTTTCTCGAGAGCTTTTTATCACCAGGAATGGCAGAGACACTGGGTGGCACTGTCTTGATCGTTTTAGGCGGATGGGTCTTGTTCCAATTTTTCCGTGAAGACAAAACAGATCTGCTCTGTCACGAAAAAATCATCCTGAATCTTGAAATCAAATCACTTGGGATTGTTATCAACATTTTGAAAAAGCCAATGACAGCTGATTTTGACAGATCGGGTACCATCAATGGAATTGAAGCTGTCATGCTAGGTCTTGCTCTGTCGCTAGATGCATTCGGTGCAGGGGTAGGGGCAGCATTTCTAGGCTTCTCCCCGGGTTATCTGGCATTGACGGTTGCCTGCATGAGTTCATTATTTGTGTATGCAGGAATGAGAATGGGCAGTTATTTTTCGGAGAGTGGATGGATGCAAAGGTTTTCTTTTGTACCAGGTATCTTATTGATCATAATCGGGCTTATGAAGCTATAA
- the mutM gene encoding DNA-formamidopyrimidine glycosylase, whose protein sequence is MPELPEVETVRRTLEALTIGKEMKEVSVSWPKMIKAPSEVEQFNDALKGQTIKEIGRRGKFLILYTDVYALVSHLRMEGKYGLFSSEDPVDKHTHVIFHFTDGTELRYKDVRKFGTMHLYEKGKEFETQPLADLGPEPFSEDFTVEWLSGKLKKTNRKIKPALLDQKVLVGLGNIYVDEALFRAKIHPERIANSLTPEEEAVLHREIVSTLSEAVEKGGSTIRSYVNSQGQIGMFQLQLFVYGRKNEPCKVCGTPLEKTVVGGRGTHYCPSCQKLK, encoded by the coding sequence ATGCCTGAACTACCAGAGGTCGAAACTGTCAGGCGAACATTAGAGGCTCTGACAATTGGAAAAGAAATGAAAGAAGTATCTGTTTCCTGGCCAAAGATGATCAAAGCTCCGAGTGAAGTAGAGCAGTTCAATGATGCGCTGAAAGGCCAGACGATTAAAGAAATTGGCAGGAGAGGCAAATTCCTGATTCTTTACACGGACGTTTATGCACTTGTTTCCCACTTAAGGATGGAGGGGAAATACGGTTTATTCAGCTCTGAGGATCCTGTGGATAAGCACACGCATGTCATTTTCCATTTTACCGATGGAACGGAACTGCGTTACAAGGATGTCAGGAAATTCGGCACGATGCACCTCTATGAAAAAGGGAAAGAGTTTGAAACTCAGCCACTCGCCGATTTAGGGCCTGAACCCTTTTCGGAAGATTTCACTGTGGAGTGGCTGTCGGGGAAACTTAAGAAAACGAATCGAAAAATAAAGCCGGCGCTGCTGGACCAAAAAGTGCTGGTTGGCCTTGGGAATATCTATGTAGATGAAGCACTTTTCCGTGCGAAGATCCATCCTGAAAGGATTGCCAACTCCTTAACTCCAGAAGAGGAGGCTGTGCTTCACAGGGAAATCGTCAGCACTCTGTCCGAAGCTGTTGAAAAAGGCGGAAGCACCATCCGTTCTTACGTGAATTCACAGGGACAGATTGGCATGTTCCAGCTTCAGCTGTTTGTGTATGGCCGTAAAAACGAACCATGCAAGGTATGCGGAACACCATTGGAAAAAACCGTCGTTGGCGGACGGGGAACCCATTACTGCCCGTCATGCCAGAAGCTTAAATAA
- the polA gene encoding DNA polymerase I codes for MSKKLVLIDGNSIAYRAFFALPLLNNEKGIHTNAVYGFTMMLMKILEDEKPSHILVAFDAGKTTFRHKTFSEYKGGRQKTPPELSEQFPFIRELLTAYGISQYELENYEADDIIGTLSLHAEKEGFETKVISGDKDLTQLSSDKTTVSITRKGITDIEEYTPEHIKEKYGLTAEQIIDMKGLMGDASDNIPGVPGVGEKTAIKLLKEYGTLEHLLNSIDQVSGKKLKEKLEEFKDQAVMSKELATITREAPVGLELSELEYEGAENEKLVKMFKELGFNSLLDKLGAVAETDEADLEDIEFKQLDKINADTFAKENGFYVEVLEDNYHYADIIGFGVVNENGSFYLPVKLALESEEFKKWAEDESSKKTVYDAKRSEVSLRHHGIHLKGADFDVSLASYIINPSQSPDDLAAIAKQHGFTSVQADETVYGKGAKRKIPEESILGEHLVRKADVLVSLKEKLEQELWDNDQHDLFSSLEMPLSLVLADMEYQGVKLDMHRLDHMGEEIKGRLAEIETKIFEMAGEQFNINSPKQLGVILFEKLGLPAAKKTKTGYSTSADVLEKLASKHKIIEEILNYRQLGKLQSTYIEGLQKVVNKETEKVHTRFNQALTATGRLSSTDPNLQNIPIRLEEGRKIRQAFVPSEKGWVIFAADYSQIELRVLAHIAGDEKLIDAFQNDMDIHTKTAMEVFNVGKDEVTSNMRRHAKAVNFGIVYGISDYGLSQSLNITRKEAGEFIERYLESYPGVKEYMDEIVKDAKEKGYVQTLLHRRRYIPEITARNFNLRSFAERTAMNTPIQGSAADIIKKAMIDMAERLREEGVKTRLLLQVHDELIFEAPEDEIELLKKIVPEVMENAIELKVPLKVDFSYGPTWYDAK; via the coding sequence ATGTCTAAAAAGCTTGTGTTGATAGATGGCAACAGTATTGCCTACCGAGCGTTTTTCGCTTTGCCGTTGTTGAATAATGAAAAAGGGATACATACCAATGCAGTTTATGGTTTTACGATGATGCTGATGAAAATTCTCGAGGATGAAAAGCCTTCGCATATTCTTGTTGCGTTCGATGCCGGGAAAACGACCTTCAGGCATAAAACCTTCAGTGAATACAAGGGTGGAAGGCAGAAAACTCCGCCTGAGCTTTCGGAACAGTTTCCGTTTATCCGTGAATTGCTGACGGCCTATGGCATTTCGCAGTATGAGCTTGAGAACTATGAAGCGGATGATATTATCGGTACATTGAGTTTGCATGCTGAAAAAGAAGGTTTCGAAACCAAGGTAATATCCGGTGATAAGGACCTAACGCAGCTAAGTTCTGACAAAACGACGGTCAGTATCACTAGAAAAGGGATTACTGATATTGAGGAATATACACCTGAGCATATCAAGGAGAAATATGGCCTGACTGCTGAGCAGATAATTGATATGAAAGGTCTCATGGGTGATGCATCCGATAATATTCCGGGTGTTCCTGGTGTAGGCGAAAAGACGGCAATCAAGCTGTTGAAGGAATATGGCACACTTGAGCATCTATTGAATTCGATTGATCAAGTCAGCGGGAAAAAGCTCAAGGAGAAGCTGGAGGAATTCAAGGATCAGGCAGTCATGAGCAAAGAACTCGCGACCATCACTCGTGAAGCCCCTGTAGGACTAGAGCTGAGCGAGCTTGAGTATGAAGGTGCGGAAAATGAGAAGCTTGTGAAAATGTTCAAGGAGCTCGGGTTCAATTCCTTGCTGGACAAGCTGGGAGCAGTTGCGGAAACAGACGAGGCCGATCTTGAAGACATCGAGTTCAAGCAGCTGGATAAAATTAATGCAGATACTTTTGCAAAAGAAAACGGGTTCTATGTTGAGGTACTCGAAGATAACTATCATTATGCCGATATCATCGGTTTTGGGGTTGTAAATGAAAATGGCAGTTTCTACCTGCCTGTAAAATTAGCCCTTGAATCTGAAGAATTCAAGAAATGGGCTGAGGATGAGTCTAGTAAAAAAACAGTCTATGATGCGAAACGATCTGAGGTGTCACTGCGCCATCATGGCATCCACTTGAAGGGTGCTGATTTCGATGTGTCACTGGCATCCTATATCATCAATCCTTCACAGTCCCCAGATGACCTGGCAGCCATCGCAAAACAGCATGGATTCACGAGTGTGCAGGCAGACGAAACAGTCTACGGAAAAGGTGCTAAAAGAAAAATTCCGGAAGAAAGCATCCTTGGAGAGCATCTGGTGCGCAAAGCAGATGTTCTTGTGTCGTTAAAAGAGAAGCTGGAGCAGGAGCTTTGGGACAACGATCAGCATGATTTGTTCAGTAGCCTGGAAATGCCATTATCACTGGTACTTGCCGATATGGAATACCAGGGAGTTAAATTGGATATGCATCGCCTGGATCATATGGGTGAAGAGATCAAAGGCCGGCTTGCTGAAATCGAAACAAAGATTTTCGAAATGGCAGGAGAACAATTCAATATCAATTCTCCTAAACAATTAGGTGTCATTCTTTTTGAAAAACTGGGACTGCCTGCAGCGAAAAAGACGAAGACAGGTTATTCTACCTCAGCCGACGTCCTTGAAAAATTGGCATCTAAACATAAAATCATTGAAGAAATCCTGAACTATCGCCAGCTAGGAAAACTGCAGTCGACCTATATTGAAGGACTGCAAAAAGTCGTCAATAAAGAGACTGAAAAGGTCCATACAAGGTTCAATCAGGCTTTAACAGCAACTGGAAGATTAAGTTCAACAGATCCTAACCTGCAGAACATCCCGATCCGGCTTGAAGAAGGCCGGAAAATCCGGCAGGCTTTTGTTCCTTCAGAAAAAGGCTGGGTCATCTTTGCTGCCGACTATTCGCAAATCGAGCTGAGAGTCCTCGCTCATATTGCGGGAGATGAGAAACTGATCGATGCCTTCCAGAATGATATGGACATCCATACAAAGACTGCGATGGAAGTGTTCAATGTAGGGAAAGATGAAGTCACCTCCAATATGCGCCGGCATGCAAAGGCGGTCAACTTTGGGATTGTATACGGAATCAGCGATTATGGGCTGTCCCAGAGTCTTAACATTACAAGAAAAGAAGCTGGCGAATTCATTGAGCGCTACCTCGAAAGCTATCCAGGAGTAAAGGAATACATGGATGAAATCGTCAAGGATGCAAAGGAAAAGGGGTATGTCCAAACATTATTGCACCGCCGCCGATATATCCCGGAAATCACGGCCCGCAACTTTAACCTGAGAAGCTTTGCAGAACGTACAGCAATGAATACGCCGATCCAGGGAAGTGCTGCTGATATCATCAAGAAGGCAATGATTGATATGGCAGAGAGACTTCGTGAAGAGGGCGTTAAGACAAGACTGCTGCTTCAAGTACACGATGAATTGATTTTTGAAGCACCTGAGGATGAAATTGAGCTATTGAAGAAAATAGTACCAGAGGTCATGGAAAATGCCATTGAATTGAAGGTGCCGTTAAAGGTGGACTTCTCATATGGCCCAACCTGGTATGACGCAAAATAG
- the hflC gene encoding protease modulator HflC, whose translation MADQNVIDINERGGGGSWRKYTKIGIFLVILIALLVFIFTNVFIVKQGEYKVVRQFGEVVKIIEEPGLNYKVPFIQSVTTLPKYQLTYDVSQAEINTKDKKRMLIDNYAIWRIENPKKMISNARTLEGAESRMEEFIYSVVRSELGKLDYDEIINDEKSSRGSLNDRVTEKVNELLGDGNYGVVVTDVRMKRTDLPAENEMSVFTRMISERESKAQEYLSMGDAEKNRIIAQTDREVKELLAKASADAETIRGEGEGEAAKVYNQTFSKDPEFYTMFRTLESYKKTINGETVIVLPSDSPYARMLMGYTN comes from the coding sequence ATGGCTGATCAAAACGTGATTGATATAAATGAACGCGGTGGTGGAGGATCCTGGCGTAAATATACTAAAATAGGAATCTTCCTGGTCATTCTTATTGCTTTGCTTGTCTTTATTTTTACAAATGTTTTCATCGTGAAGCAAGGGGAGTATAAAGTAGTCAGGCAGTTTGGAGAGGTTGTAAAAATCATCGAAGAGCCGGGCTTGAATTACAAAGTTCCGTTTATCCAGAGTGTCACGACGCTGCCTAAATACCAGCTGACCTATGATGTTTCCCAGGCGGAAATTAACACAAAGGATAAAAAGAGAATGTTAATTGACAATTATGCGATCTGGCGGATTGAAAACCCTAAGAAAATGATTTCCAATGCCAGGACGCTTGAGGGTGCCGAATCTAGAATGGAGGAATTCATTTATTCGGTTGTCCGTTCTGAGCTTGGTAAGCTGGACTATGATGAAATCATCAATGATGAAAAATCATCCCGTGGATCCTTGAATGACAGGGTGACAGAAAAAGTCAATGAGCTGCTTGGTGATGGTAACTATGGTGTCGTAGTGACAGATGTCCGCATGAAGAGGACTGATCTCCCAGCAGAAAACGAAATGTCCGTTTTTACGAGAATGATTTCCGAGCGTGAATCAAAGGCTCAGGAATATCTTTCAATGGGGGATGCTGAGAAGAACAGGATCATCGCCCAGACAGACAGAGAAGTGAAGGAACTGCTTGCAAAAGCATCTGCAGACGCTGAGACGATTCGAGGCGAAGGAGAAGGGGAAGCAGCAAAAGTATACAACCAGACCTTCTCTAAGGATCCCGAATTTTATACGATGTTCCGTACGCTGGAATCTTATAAAAAGACCATCAATGGCGAAACCGTCATTGTCCTCCCATCTGATTCCCCATACGCAAGAATGCTGATGGGTTACACAAATTAA
- the hflK gene encoding FtsH protease activity modulator HflK, protein MVSLKQIYVTSGIVVLAIILGVSAFTTWYTVDESEQAVILTFGKVEEGISEPGLHFKLPWPIQSVEKLSKETFSLQFGYEEKDGEIKEFPDETKMITGDENIVLADLVVQWKITDPEKYLFNADNPREILYDATSASVRSIIGSSEIDEALTSGKAEIEAEVRDLLSSLIGKYDMGISVLGVKLQDVELPNAEVRKAFTDVTDARETMNTKINEAKKYRNQKLNEAQGEKDALISRAEGEKAARIERARGDVAVFNKLYVEYKSNPDITRQRLILETLEQVLPGSEIYIMNDEGNTMKYFPIRPLEADKPKTEKEGSDKNNG, encoded by the coding sequence ATGGTGAGCTTAAAGCAAATTTACGTAACGAGCGGGATTGTCGTCCTGGCCATTATTTTAGGTGTTTCGGCGTTCACGACATGGTATACGGTCGATGAATCTGAGCAGGCTGTCATTTTGACGTTTGGAAAAGTGGAAGAAGGAATCAGCGAACCTGGCTTGCATTTTAAACTTCCTTGGCCAATCCAGAGTGTCGAGAAGTTATCAAAAGAAACGTTTAGCCTCCAGTTTGGTTATGAGGAAAAGGACGGAGAAATCAAAGAATTTCCTGATGAAACCAAAATGATTACGGGTGATGAGAACATTGTCCTTGCTGACCTGGTTGTTCAATGGAAAATAACCGATCCTGAAAAATATTTATTTAATGCTGATAATCCGAGGGAAATCTTGTATGATGCGACTTCAGCATCTGTAAGAAGCATTATCGGAAGTTCCGAAATTGATGAGGCCCTGACATCAGGGAAAGCAGAAATTGAAGCAGAAGTCCGGGACTTATTGTCATCTCTGATTGGTAAATACGATATGGGTATTTCTGTTCTTGGTGTCAAGCTGCAGGATGTTGAATTGCCTAATGCAGAGGTACGCAAGGCTTTTACCGATGTAACGGATGCGCGTGAAACAATGAACACGAAAATAAATGAAGCCAAGAAATACCGTAACCAAAAACTGAACGAAGCGCAAGGTGAAAAGGATGCGCTAATCTCTAGAGCAGAAGGGGAAAAAGCCGCGAGGATCGAACGTGCCAGAGGTGACGTAGCGGTATTCAACAAGCTGTATGTTGAGTATAAATCCAATCCTGATATTACTAGACAGCGTTTGATTTTGGAAACGCTTGAGCAAGTTTTGCCAGGTTCTGAGATATACATCATGAACGATGAAGGCAATACCATGAAGTATTTCCCGATTCGCCCGCTTGAAGCAGATAAACCGAAGACAGAGAAGGAAGGCAGTGATAAGAATAATGGCTGA
- the pnpS gene encoding two-component system histidine kinase PnpS — translation MTKYRTRLLFALITLIIIVLLGLGLLLGQLFKNYYINSFNERLKIEMNLLTSNIEQNGGLASLNTEEILKMSRVLNARITLVDIEGDIRYDTGELSSTKISRHGEIIGDIIEDPPEEESDLEVGGGFDLHYYWNPLIQDGEKEGYVFLTTKINELQKAYRQIWWILTVSLGMALIVIILLGTRITNRYTKPIESATNVAIELAKGNYRARTYEDHIDETGMLSSSINILARNLQELMKLKESQQDRLSTLIENMGSGLILIDSRGFINLINKPYKEIFNVEVSEYLYKLYYEVIDHEEIIQMVEEIFMTEQKVRKQVVLPVEIERRHFEVYGVPIIGTNNVWKGILLVFHDITELKKLEQMRKDFVANVSHELKTPITSIKGFSETLLDGAMHDKATLEAFLEIILKESDRLQVLIQELLDLSKIEQHGFRLTRGSVDLVKEASEVIEILQRRAEQKDILLTLKQSTSEDAVIEGDSDRLKQVLINLVSNAITYTPNGGRVDILLSVQEDSVMVVVRDSGIGIEKSEIPRIFERFYRVDKARSRNSGGTGLGLAIVKHIIEAHKGHIEVDSQIGKGTTFTIKLFKKLPQ, via the coding sequence ATGACAAAGTACCGGACACGTCTCTTGTTTGCCCTCATTACCCTGATCATTATCGTATTGTTGGGCCTTGGCCTGCTTTTAGGGCAGTTATTCAAGAACTACTATATCAACTCTTTCAATGAACGGCTGAAGATTGAAATGAATCTTTTAACCTCCAATATTGAACAAAATGGAGGGCTCGCATCCCTCAACACTGAAGAAATCTTAAAGATGAGCAGAGTGCTAAACGCGAGAATCACCCTTGTTGATATTGAGGGTGATATCCGGTATGACACGGGTGAACTATCAAGCACGAAAATCAGCAGGCACGGAGAAATCATTGGCGATATTATCGAAGATCCTCCTGAAGAGGAGAGCGACCTGGAAGTTGGCGGAGGTTTCGATCTGCATTATTATTGGAATCCACTGATACAAGATGGTGAAAAAGAAGGCTATGTTTTCTTAACTACAAAGATCAATGAACTGCAGAAAGCTTATCGGCAAATCTGGTGGATTCTGACCGTTAGCCTTGGAATGGCATTGATCGTCATCATCCTGCTTGGAACAAGAATCACTAACCGCTATACGAAACCGATTGAATCGGCGACAAACGTCGCAATCGAGCTGGCTAAAGGGAATTACCGGGCCAGGACTTACGAAGATCATATTGATGAAACAGGAATGCTTAGTTCGTCGATCAACATCCTTGCCAGAAACCTTCAGGAACTGATGAAGCTGAAAGAGTCCCAGCAAGACAGATTGAGCACCCTGATTGAAAATATGGGCAGCGGCCTGATTTTGATTGACAGCAGGGGTTTTATTAACTTGATTAATAAGCCATACAAAGAAATTTTCAATGTTGAGGTTTCCGAATACTTATACAAACTTTATTATGAAGTAATCGACCATGAAGAAATTATCCAGATGGTAGAAGAAATCTTCATGACCGAGCAAAAAGTCCGGAAACAGGTTGTTTTGCCAGTGGAAATTGAAAGACGCCATTTCGAAGTATATGGGGTACCGATCATTGGTACAAACAATGTCTGGAAGGGTATACTGCTCGTCTTCCATGACATCACCGAGCTGAAGAAGCTGGAACAGATGAGGAAGGACTTTGTGGCAAATGTCTCGCATGAGCTCAAGACACCGATAACTTCGATTAAGGGATTTTCGGAAACACTGCTGGATGGTGCCATGCATGACAAGGCTACACTTGAAGCGTTCCTCGAAATCATCTTAAAGGAAAGCGACCGTCTCCAGGTACTGATCCAGGAGCTGCTCGACCTTTCAAAGATTGAGCAGCACGGCTTCCGGCTGACGAGGGGAAGCGTGGATCTTGTAAAAGAGGCAAGTGAAGTCATTGAGATTTTACAACGAAGAGCTGAACAAAAGGATATCCTTCTGACTCTGAAACAGTCCACAAGTGAGGATGCCGTTATTGAGGGCGATTCAGACAGGCTCAAGCAAGTGCTGATCAATCTTGTGAGCAACGCCATCACTTATACACCGAATGGCGGCAGGGTGGATATTTTGTTATCTGTCCAGGAAGATTCCGTTATGGTTGTGGTGAGGGATTCTGGCATTGGCATTGAGAAGAGTGAAATACCGAGGATATTCGAGCGATTTTACCGGGTCGATAAGGCAAGGAGCCGAAACTCAGGGGGAACAGGACTGGGCCTTGCCATCGTCAAACACATAATTGAAGCGCATAAAGGACATATCGAAGTCGACAGCCAGATCGGGAAAGGGACAACCTTCACGATCAAGCTATTTAAAAAGCTGCCTCAGTAG